The following coding sequences lie in one Dunckerocampus dactyliophorus isolate RoL2022-P2 chromosome 4, RoL_Ddac_1.1, whole genome shotgun sequence genomic window:
- the setbp1 gene encoding SET-binding protein isoform X1, whose protein sequence is MEPRDLVGSARPKEAELQGGRAERNEDEGVRGIGLAHGDDVINGGISEGEGLEEQGEGLLEEQEFSIKEASFQEGSLKLKIQTTKRTKKPPKNLENYICPPEIRMTIRPPAGEGKGGRQGRTGGGAVAGRGQKDEERGPPRKRTYERQFRSVQGGLLQLLGDPSPPKHQPRNTLVPAPTLSLVQPIQHTPTQQFQHASQHQVSPDWITFRAPSVSPANPEPPIEQAGASRSSLMDSNAPFSRTVTHSHSPQRSLTPDLQLPVVTDASILNLTSLSRGRGLQDVNEQLFGNIKRKYGRKDSQKMLSNPDTQWGRQSEKETECPSNSEDRQRYRQEATTELFCEEREDRRKDERERTLPGRRGDEEDREMPVLTEEGKGRKRRRRPSFDESCAVEEQSRQRKDSDTTEKHQHKPPEPKVAHKMETHKNDSRLSSQADVSLEGIAKTERLDKGDKREKGERVDRTERDELVKNGPDPESTLSINRLKKNPVGRPKSNTDPHKHRDLAPNISKPNISTNPTLPSPNPSPSPKGSMSSSPKPRPNLSPSPRPWGALSPSPSHSTNSTVSSRSSKGKDRWSYLKAKTHTTITSPQRDICSSPSMVADPPSAFPITPSSPLYTNTDSLTVHMPIKRKRGRPKKQPLLTVETIHESTSTSPPSPLVQETSAGLNRRRKTHSPNTLLQMASTATSANANSLKVKRGKSNSRPVNKVKLGKMQSILNEILSSTSKNNTSKSPSAPVTSAMSAMASTIEARLGKQINVSKRGTIYIGKKRGRKPRAETQGSNLPKTIRDKPSMSVSMSGLYESSIVAANTSSPSSSTPSMRASHSDATMPSLQPISALPPKHLGRGFLSGGWKLSPPRLLANSPSQLSEGASVKEVTLSPISESHSEETIPSDSGIGTDNNSTSDQTEKGPASRRRYSFDLCGFEAAEAAALEASAKGNRARSERQVAAVDNFLTQQEKKQKHNRRKRKCLQSRDHLQFLSELEEVVSKLQQLRVSHRRYTCYPQHPYPSIFRLNFHHYYPVTYDTYPCNSSPYIRRSADLKAKRRRGRPAKASEPITSKLPFVQGYGYPLAGGNYYAAPYAMPYTPHLSLGYFPAAPPFYLPHHSLGHVPPSPFMRPAVPPPKAFHSSGHAKLQAGVKHLSASGQLQGPSVRGEVLGSLGNGGSGGLGVVRLHKRKHKHKHKHKDEPLLSPRDRQELGGLFSGAKASSHYNMLSDSSRQGLAKHQEKQRANSRGPSLGSTLGMFESENLSSHSLSDSHFHSRQTGQPTNSFMSSYSSQSQQPESASFLFLGSQEDECGSRSRKMRPTVFGDQGLMPLQTARQDSGQMNECASPPLSGAPSKRRYKRREVEQIQKEVRRMHSLNFEHVQKILRAKRLQRQAKTGNNVIKRRPGRPRKQPLDDESGPANRREENRGDSRGLDLLSTKRGDGRTQGMPVLERCDEPPGRQSLRPALIPEPLDFPSHDSISAAIEKVVHKARTVPPPAKGGKRRGRGHTRDDLWAPSNQ, encoded by the exons ACGTACGAGCGCCAGTTCCGGTCTGTTCAAGGAGGCCTGTTGCAACTACTGGGAGATCCCTCTCCACCTAAACACCAGCCTCGCAACACTCTGGTCCCTGCACCCACTCTCTCCCTTGTACAACCAATACAACACACCCCCACGCAACAATTCCAACACGCTTCCCAGCACCAAGTCAGTCCCGACTGGATCACATTCAGAGCACCTTCTGTTTCTCCAGCCAATCCTGAGCCACCCATAGAACAGGCGGGAGCCAGTAGGAGCTCTTTGATGGATTCAAATGCACCTTTCTCAAGAACTGTGACTCACAGCCACTCACCTCAAAGATCGTTGACTCCAGACTTGCAGTTGCCAGTTGTTACAGATGCCAGTATTCTCAACTTGACCTCTCTCAGCAG GGGGAGAGGTTTACAGGACGTTAACGAGCAGCTCTTCGGGAACATCAAGCGGAAGTATGGCAGGAAGGACTCCCAGAAGATGCTGTCTAATCCTGATACGCAGTGGGGAAGACAGTCTGAAAAAGAAACAGAGTGCCCATCTAATTCAGAGGACAGGCAGAGGTACAGACAAGAAGCTACGACTGAACTGTTTTGTGAAGAAAGAGAGGACAGGAGGAAGGATGAAAGAGAGCGAACACTTCCTGGTAGGAGAGGGGATGAAGAGGACAGAGAGATGCCGGTGCTGACAGAGGaaggaaaaggaagaaagaGGCGGAGAAGGCCTTCTTTTGATGAGTCCTGTGCTGTTGAAGAACAGTCCCGGCAGCGAAAGGACTCTGATACAACGGAGAAGCACCAGCATAAGCCTCCAGAACCCAAAGTCGCTCATAAGATGGAGACTCACAAAAATGATTCCAGGCTCTCAAGTCAGGCTGATGTCAGTCTAGAGGGGATAGCAAAAACCGAGAGACTGGATAAAGGTGATAAGAGAGAAAAGGGAGAAAGGGTAGACAGGACGGAAAGAGATGAATTAGTTAAGAATGGGCCTGATCCAGAATCAACTTTGAGTATCAACAGATTGAAAAAGAACCCTGTGGGCCGGCCTAAGAGCAACACTGATCCACATAAACACAGAGATCTTGCTCCTAACATCAGTAAACCGAACATATCCACAAATCCCACACTTCCTAGCCCAAACCCCAGCCCAAGCCCCAAGGGAAGTATGAGTTCAAGCCCTAAGCCCAGGCCGAACTTAAGCCCCAGCCCCAGACCATGGGGAGCCCTGAGTCCTAGTCCAAGTCACAGCACCAATTCGACAGTAAGTTCCAGATCAAGCAAGGGTAAGGACAGATGGTCGTACCTGAAAGCAAAAACCCACACAACCATCACCTCACCGCAGAGAGACATCTGCAGTAGTCCATCAATGGTAGCCGACCCGCCGTCTGCCTTTCCTATCACTCCTTCGAGCCCACTTTACACCAATACTGACAGCCTGACCGTCCACATGCCCATCAAAAGGAAAAGAGGACGCCCCAAGAAGCAACCCCTTCTAACTGTTGAGACTATCCATGAGAGCACTTCCACTTCACCTCCAAGCCCCCTTGTACAAGAAACCTCTGCAGGGCTAAACCGCAGGAGGAAGACACACTCACCTAACACATTATTGCAAATGGCATCAACAGCTACTAGTGCCAATGCCAACAGTCTGAAAGTAAAACGTGGCAAAAGCAATTCAAGGCCAGTGAACAAGGTGAAGCTTGGTAAAATGCAGAGCATCCTAAATGAGATCCTGTCAAGCACCAGTAAGAACAACACGTCGAAGTCTCCATCTGCACCCGTTACCTCTGCTATGAGCGCGATGGCATCTACCATTGAGGCTCGTCTgggaaaacaaataaatgtcagcAAGAGAGGAACCATCTACATTGGTAAAAAGAGAGGCCGGAAACCTCGAGCTGAAACGCAAGGCTCCAACCTTCCAAAAACGATAAGGGACAAGCCCTCTATGTCTGTCTCAATGTCCGGTCTCTATGAGAGCTCCATTGTGGCAGCAAACACCTCCTCTCCAAGTTCCAGTACTCCATCAATGCGCGCCAGCCACTCTGATGCCACTATGCCTAGTCTGCAGCCCATCTCAGCCCTGCCCCCGAAACATCTAGGTAGAGGATTCCTCTCTGGGGGATGGAAACTGTCACCGCCACGTCTTCTGGCTAATTCACCCTCCCAACTATCAGAAGGTGCATCAGTGAAGGAGGTCACCTTGTCTCCAATCAGCGAGTCCCACAGTGAAGAGACCATTCCCAGTGACAGCGGGATTGGTACTGACAACAACAGCACCTCGGATCAAACTGAGAAAGGCCCTGCATCTCGGCGCAG GTATTCATTTGATCTGTGTGGATTTGAGGCTGCAGAGGCTGCTGCTCTGGAAGCATCCGCCAAAGGCAACAGAGCTCGAAGTGAACGACAAGTAGCTGCTGTGGACAACTTTCTCACCCAGCAGGAGAAGAAGCAAAAACATAATCGCCGTAAGAGGAAGTGTCTTCAGAGTCGGGACCATCTTCAATTTCTTTCTGAGTTAGAGGAG GTTGTGTCAAAGCTCCAGCAGCTACGAGTGTCTCACAGAAGATACACCTGTTATCCACAGCATCCCTATCCCTCTATTTTCCGCCTCAACTTCCACCATTATTACCCAGTCACCTATGACACCTACCCCTGCAACTCCAGTCCGTATATCCGCAGGAGTGCTGATCTAAAGGCCAAGAGGAGACGGGGTCGTCCAGCCAAAGCCAGTGAGCCAATCACCTCTAAGCTACCTTTTGTTCAAGGATATGGCTATCCGCTGGCGGGGGGAAATTACTATGCAGCACCGTATGCCATGCCTTACACGCCCCATCTCAGTCTGGGCTACTTCCCCGCTGCGCCTCCGTTCTACCTGCCCCACCACTCCCTTGGACATGTTCCCCCATCACCCTTTATGAGACCTGCTGTTCCCCCTCCAAAGGCTTTCCACTCCAGTGGACACGCAAAGCTCCAGGCAGGGGTCAAGCATCTCAGCGCCAGTGGTCAACTTCAGGGACCTTCTGTGAGAGGAGAGGTTTTGGGATCACTGGGGAATGGCGGTTCTGGTGGTCTCGGAGTTGTCCGCCTCCATAAGAGGAAGCACAAGCACAAACATAAGCACAAAGACGAACCCTTGCTTTCTCCACGAGACCGTCAGGAGTTGGGTGGCCTCTTCAGTGGGGCAAAGGCCAGTTCACATTACAACATGCTGAGTGACTCATCCAGGCAGGGCCTTGCAAAGCATCAGGAGAAGCAGAGGGCCAATAGTAGAGGGCCAAGCCTGGGATCCACTTTGGGGATGTTTGAATCGGAAAATCTGTCCTCACACTCTCTTTCTGACAGCCACTTCCACTCTCGTCAGACTGGACAGCCTACTAACAGCTTCATGAGTAGCTACAGTAGTCAATCACAGCAACCAGAATCCGCATCCTTCCTCTTCCTTGGGTCACAGGAGGATGAATGTGGTTCGAGGAGCAGGAAGATGAGACCCACTGTGTTTGGAGATCAAGGCCTAATGCCTTTGCAGACTGCCAGGCAGGACTCAGGACAGATGAATGAGTGTGCCAGCCCTCCTCTCTCTG GTGCTCCCAGTAAGCGTCGGTATAAGCGTCGAGAGGTGGAACAGATCCAGAAAGAGGTGAGGAGGATGCATTCTTTGAACTTCGAGCATGTGCAGAAAATCCTCCGTGCCAAGCGCCTGCAGCGACAAgccaaaacaggaaacaatgtTATCAAGAGACGACCTGGACGGCCCCGAAAACAACCCCTGGATGATGAATCAGGGCCGGCCAACAGGAGAGAGGAGAACCGGGGCGATAGTCGCGGTTTGGACTTGTTGTCCACTAAGAGAGGTGATGGCAGGACTCAGGGGATGCCTGTTCTGGAGAGGTGTGACGAGCCACCAGGTAGACAGAGCCTCAGGCCTGCTTTGATCCCAGAGCCTCTGGACTTCCCCAGCCATGATTCCATCTCGGCAGCCATTGAGAAGGTGGTCCATAAAGCTCGGACAGTGCCCCCGCCGGCCAAAGGAGGCAAACGCAGGGGCAGGGGCCACACCAGGGACGACTTATGGGCCCCCTCCAATCAATAG
- the setbp1 gene encoding SET-binding protein isoform X2: MDSNAPFSRTVTHSHSPQRSLTPDLQLPVVTDASILNLTSLSRGRGLQDVNEQLFGNIKRKYGRKDSQKMLSNPDTQWGRQSEKETECPSNSEDRQRYRQEATTELFCEEREDRRKDERERTLPGRRGDEEDREMPVLTEEGKGRKRRRRPSFDESCAVEEQSRQRKDSDTTEKHQHKPPEPKVAHKMETHKNDSRLSSQADVSLEGIAKTERLDKGDKREKGERVDRTERDELVKNGPDPESTLSINRLKKNPVGRPKSNTDPHKHRDLAPNISKPNISTNPTLPSPNPSPSPKGSMSSSPKPRPNLSPSPRPWGALSPSPSHSTNSTVSSRSSKGKDRWSYLKAKTHTTITSPQRDICSSPSMVADPPSAFPITPSSPLYTNTDSLTVHMPIKRKRGRPKKQPLLTVETIHESTSTSPPSPLVQETSAGLNRRRKTHSPNTLLQMASTATSANANSLKVKRGKSNSRPVNKVKLGKMQSILNEILSSTSKNNTSKSPSAPVTSAMSAMASTIEARLGKQINVSKRGTIYIGKKRGRKPRAETQGSNLPKTIRDKPSMSVSMSGLYESSIVAANTSSPSSSTPSMRASHSDATMPSLQPISALPPKHLGRGFLSGGWKLSPPRLLANSPSQLSEGASVKEVTLSPISESHSEETIPSDSGIGTDNNSTSDQTEKGPASRRRYSFDLCGFEAAEAAALEASAKGNRARSERQVAAVDNFLTQQEKKQKHNRRKRKCLQSRDHLQFLSELEEVVSKLQQLRVSHRRYTCYPQHPYPSIFRLNFHHYYPVTYDTYPCNSSPYIRRSADLKAKRRRGRPAKASEPITSKLPFVQGYGYPLAGGNYYAAPYAMPYTPHLSLGYFPAAPPFYLPHHSLGHVPPSPFMRPAVPPPKAFHSSGHAKLQAGVKHLSASGQLQGPSVRGEVLGSLGNGGSGGLGVVRLHKRKHKHKHKHKDEPLLSPRDRQELGGLFSGAKASSHYNMLSDSSRQGLAKHQEKQRANSRGPSLGSTLGMFESENLSSHSLSDSHFHSRQTGQPTNSFMSSYSSQSQQPESASFLFLGSQEDECGSRSRKMRPTVFGDQGLMPLQTARQDSGQMNECASPPLSGAPSKRRYKRREVEQIQKEVRRMHSLNFEHVQKILRAKRLQRQAKTGNNVIKRRPGRPRKQPLDDESGPANRREENRGDSRGLDLLSTKRGDGRTQGMPVLERCDEPPGRQSLRPALIPEPLDFPSHDSISAAIEKVVHKARTVPPPAKGGKRRGRGHTRDDLWAPSNQ, from the exons ATGGATTCAAATGCACCTTTCTCAAGAACTGTGACTCACAGCCACTCACCTCAAAGATCGTTGACTCCAGACTTGCAGTTGCCAGTTGTTACAGATGCCAGTATTCTCAACTTGACCTCTCTCAGCAG GGGGAGAGGTTTACAGGACGTTAACGAGCAGCTCTTCGGGAACATCAAGCGGAAGTATGGCAGGAAGGACTCCCAGAAGATGCTGTCTAATCCTGATACGCAGTGGGGAAGACAGTCTGAAAAAGAAACAGAGTGCCCATCTAATTCAGAGGACAGGCAGAGGTACAGACAAGAAGCTACGACTGAACTGTTTTGTGAAGAAAGAGAGGACAGGAGGAAGGATGAAAGAGAGCGAACACTTCCTGGTAGGAGAGGGGATGAAGAGGACAGAGAGATGCCGGTGCTGACAGAGGaaggaaaaggaagaaagaGGCGGAGAAGGCCTTCTTTTGATGAGTCCTGTGCTGTTGAAGAACAGTCCCGGCAGCGAAAGGACTCTGATACAACGGAGAAGCACCAGCATAAGCCTCCAGAACCCAAAGTCGCTCATAAGATGGAGACTCACAAAAATGATTCCAGGCTCTCAAGTCAGGCTGATGTCAGTCTAGAGGGGATAGCAAAAACCGAGAGACTGGATAAAGGTGATAAGAGAGAAAAGGGAGAAAGGGTAGACAGGACGGAAAGAGATGAATTAGTTAAGAATGGGCCTGATCCAGAATCAACTTTGAGTATCAACAGATTGAAAAAGAACCCTGTGGGCCGGCCTAAGAGCAACACTGATCCACATAAACACAGAGATCTTGCTCCTAACATCAGTAAACCGAACATATCCACAAATCCCACACTTCCTAGCCCAAACCCCAGCCCAAGCCCCAAGGGAAGTATGAGTTCAAGCCCTAAGCCCAGGCCGAACTTAAGCCCCAGCCCCAGACCATGGGGAGCCCTGAGTCCTAGTCCAAGTCACAGCACCAATTCGACAGTAAGTTCCAGATCAAGCAAGGGTAAGGACAGATGGTCGTACCTGAAAGCAAAAACCCACACAACCATCACCTCACCGCAGAGAGACATCTGCAGTAGTCCATCAATGGTAGCCGACCCGCCGTCTGCCTTTCCTATCACTCCTTCGAGCCCACTTTACACCAATACTGACAGCCTGACCGTCCACATGCCCATCAAAAGGAAAAGAGGACGCCCCAAGAAGCAACCCCTTCTAACTGTTGAGACTATCCATGAGAGCACTTCCACTTCACCTCCAAGCCCCCTTGTACAAGAAACCTCTGCAGGGCTAAACCGCAGGAGGAAGACACACTCACCTAACACATTATTGCAAATGGCATCAACAGCTACTAGTGCCAATGCCAACAGTCTGAAAGTAAAACGTGGCAAAAGCAATTCAAGGCCAGTGAACAAGGTGAAGCTTGGTAAAATGCAGAGCATCCTAAATGAGATCCTGTCAAGCACCAGTAAGAACAACACGTCGAAGTCTCCATCTGCACCCGTTACCTCTGCTATGAGCGCGATGGCATCTACCATTGAGGCTCGTCTgggaaaacaaataaatgtcagcAAGAGAGGAACCATCTACATTGGTAAAAAGAGAGGCCGGAAACCTCGAGCTGAAACGCAAGGCTCCAACCTTCCAAAAACGATAAGGGACAAGCCCTCTATGTCTGTCTCAATGTCCGGTCTCTATGAGAGCTCCATTGTGGCAGCAAACACCTCCTCTCCAAGTTCCAGTACTCCATCAATGCGCGCCAGCCACTCTGATGCCACTATGCCTAGTCTGCAGCCCATCTCAGCCCTGCCCCCGAAACATCTAGGTAGAGGATTCCTCTCTGGGGGATGGAAACTGTCACCGCCACGTCTTCTGGCTAATTCACCCTCCCAACTATCAGAAGGTGCATCAGTGAAGGAGGTCACCTTGTCTCCAATCAGCGAGTCCCACAGTGAAGAGACCATTCCCAGTGACAGCGGGATTGGTACTGACAACAACAGCACCTCGGATCAAACTGAGAAAGGCCCTGCATCTCGGCGCAG GTATTCATTTGATCTGTGTGGATTTGAGGCTGCAGAGGCTGCTGCTCTGGAAGCATCCGCCAAAGGCAACAGAGCTCGAAGTGAACGACAAGTAGCTGCTGTGGACAACTTTCTCACCCAGCAGGAGAAGAAGCAAAAACATAATCGCCGTAAGAGGAAGTGTCTTCAGAGTCGGGACCATCTTCAATTTCTTTCTGAGTTAGAGGAG GTTGTGTCAAAGCTCCAGCAGCTACGAGTGTCTCACAGAAGATACACCTGTTATCCACAGCATCCCTATCCCTCTATTTTCCGCCTCAACTTCCACCATTATTACCCAGTCACCTATGACACCTACCCCTGCAACTCCAGTCCGTATATCCGCAGGAGTGCTGATCTAAAGGCCAAGAGGAGACGGGGTCGTCCAGCCAAAGCCAGTGAGCCAATCACCTCTAAGCTACCTTTTGTTCAAGGATATGGCTATCCGCTGGCGGGGGGAAATTACTATGCAGCACCGTATGCCATGCCTTACACGCCCCATCTCAGTCTGGGCTACTTCCCCGCTGCGCCTCCGTTCTACCTGCCCCACCACTCCCTTGGACATGTTCCCCCATCACCCTTTATGAGACCTGCTGTTCCCCCTCCAAAGGCTTTCCACTCCAGTGGACACGCAAAGCTCCAGGCAGGGGTCAAGCATCTCAGCGCCAGTGGTCAACTTCAGGGACCTTCTGTGAGAGGAGAGGTTTTGGGATCACTGGGGAATGGCGGTTCTGGTGGTCTCGGAGTTGTCCGCCTCCATAAGAGGAAGCACAAGCACAAACATAAGCACAAAGACGAACCCTTGCTTTCTCCACGAGACCGTCAGGAGTTGGGTGGCCTCTTCAGTGGGGCAAAGGCCAGTTCACATTACAACATGCTGAGTGACTCATCCAGGCAGGGCCTTGCAAAGCATCAGGAGAAGCAGAGGGCCAATAGTAGAGGGCCAAGCCTGGGATCCACTTTGGGGATGTTTGAATCGGAAAATCTGTCCTCACACTCTCTTTCTGACAGCCACTTCCACTCTCGTCAGACTGGACAGCCTACTAACAGCTTCATGAGTAGCTACAGTAGTCAATCACAGCAACCAGAATCCGCATCCTTCCTCTTCCTTGGGTCACAGGAGGATGAATGTGGTTCGAGGAGCAGGAAGATGAGACCCACTGTGTTTGGAGATCAAGGCCTAATGCCTTTGCAGACTGCCAGGCAGGACTCAGGACAGATGAATGAGTGTGCCAGCCCTCCTCTCTCTG GTGCTCCCAGTAAGCGTCGGTATAAGCGTCGAGAGGTGGAACAGATCCAGAAAGAGGTGAGGAGGATGCATTCTTTGAACTTCGAGCATGTGCAGAAAATCCTCCGTGCCAAGCGCCTGCAGCGACAAgccaaaacaggaaacaatgtTATCAAGAGACGACCTGGACGGCCCCGAAAACAACCCCTGGATGATGAATCAGGGCCGGCCAACAGGAGAGAGGAGAACCGGGGCGATAGTCGCGGTTTGGACTTGTTGTCCACTAAGAGAGGTGATGGCAGGACTCAGGGGATGCCTGTTCTGGAGAGGTGTGACGAGCCACCAGGTAGACAGAGCCTCAGGCCTGCTTTGATCCCAGAGCCTCTGGACTTCCCCAGCCATGATTCCATCTCGGCAGCCATTGAGAAGGTGGTCCATAAAGCTCGGACAGTGCCCCCGCCGGCCAAAGGAGGCAAACGCAGGGGCAGGGGCCACACCAGGGACGACTTATGGGCCCCCTCCAATCAATAG